AAGCAAATCTCAAAAATCGAACGCGGGGAAGTAGAGCCACGAATCGAGACTGCTTTTAAATGGTGTGAGATTACTGGGTGGGAAGAAGGTCAAGACATCATCGCCCATATGTACCAACTCCATCCATTTGCAGTTCCGCCCGTACATCCAGAGTTGAGCCAGCGTCTATCAGATTCAATTGGGAACATGCGTCAGCAAATGCTGACAGCAATTGAATCACTCGATCACATTGAAAGGGTCAACAATAAACGTAGGCCTGGCAGAGATTTAGAAATCGATGATGTATTAAAGAAGAGGATTAGCGATCTGTTCGACCTTATGCCAGCTGTAAAAAGCATGATGTACGCCGCAAAACGTGACATCGGTCTTGATATTAAAGAAATCAATCAAATGTGGACCCGTTGGTGCGTCGCAGATCAAGTGGTTATGCCGACACTAAACCAGATGGAGCAGGGGAAGGTGATGGTGTGAAGGAAAAGATGATTCTACACCTGTTCTATTGCTCGATTATCACGACAATGATTATTACAACGATATGGGGGTGAAAACATGCATCGACGCAAGTTGCAAGAACTCAAAGAGGACGCTGATATGATGGCCGATCATGGCACAGTGCCTGTCAGCGTCAAGGAATTGAAGGATCTAATCAGCGTTTATGAGGAGGCTAAATATGGTTCCGGATCTTACAAATGTGATTGAGATGGAGAACAAAGGTTATATCGGCACACTGTTTTGGGTGAAAACACGGGGTGACACAGGTATTAATGAACAATGTAACAATATAAATCCGTTTGAGGGGGTACTCAAACGGATCGAAATTAAAAAGAGGATGTTTACATTGTACTGTATTCCCCGAGAGTTCGCAATGGGAGCTTAATTTAATTAGAGTTGAAGGCAAAACTGCTATTTGTAACCGAAGTAGGTGATGACATGAACTATATGAAGGAGCTTAATGCCTTTAGGGATTGGCTGCTTATGAACGATCTGCCCACCAGTGCAATTGCTTTATGGCATACACTGATGTCCATAAACAATATGACCGGCTGGAAAGAACGATTCAATGCGCCAAATTCCACAGTAGAACGATTGACCGGACTTTCAAAGCAAGGGCTGGTTGATGCTCGAAAGGTACTGATCAATAATAACTTGATCGAGTATCAAAAAGGTAAAAGAAATCAAGCTCCTGTTTATAAAATGATTTCATTAGTCAACTCAGATGACTTAAGTTCTTACCATACACTTGACTCAAATTCCGACCAAACGCTTGACTTAACATCTGATCAGAACTTGACCATACCTAAACAGAAACGAAATGGTCATGAAGGAGAGGAAGATGAAGAAGAGACGCGCACAGCAGATCCATATGTTGTCTATCAAGAAAACTTTGGAGTGATGCGACCGATGATCAACGAATCCATCAGGGAGTGGTGTACGTTTTTTTCCTCAGAAGTTGTCGTTGCTGCAATCAAAAGAGGTATAAAGCAAAATGCTCGATCTTTTGCTTACATCGAAAGCATTCTCAGGAATTGGTCTCAACAAGGAATTAAAACAATCGAGGATATCAAAGCCCATGAAAAGCAAACAAGCCAAAAGTCAAATACCATTCCTTTCCCAAAGCATAAAGATCAGCGATTAGAAGCACTTCAACGAATGCGAGAAAAGGGGGAGTAAATCCATGGAGTACAATCTTGCTATAGATATTTTGGAATCGATTGCGGCTGTATATCCCCGATTCGAACTTAGCGAAAAGAAAATCAAAATAATCATGCCTGCCCTTCTTAAAATGGATTATGAAGGCGTTATGGACAATGTTGAGCGTCATGTAACAAAAAATCCTTTTCCACCTACGATCGCTGAAATTGCTTCGTACCCTGCTCAGAAAAATGAAAACCTTGAGAAATGGCAGGAATGGGAATTGGAGGCGTCAAAAGTTTCTCAAGAACGTAAAAATCAATTCGCTATCGATCTTAAAAAGGTATTAGCAGAGAAAGCGAGTGATAGGAATGATTGAGTGTATAGAGTCCGAGCATGCGGTGTTAGGGTCGATTCTTATTGAACCTACATTAATACATGAGTCGGTGCTCCAACCATCCTATTTCGCAAAGGTTGATCATTTCCTCATTTTTAAATCCATGAGAACGGTCGAAGAGGAAGGAGCAGAACCTGAGTTAGCCGCCGTTACAACAGCATTAGGAGAATCCACAAATCAAATCGGTGGGATTCAATACCTGACACAGCTAGCAGGTTCAGTCGCAACGACTGCTACGTTTAACCATCATGAACGTAAAATAGTAGAAGCTTACCAACTCAGAGAAAGCCGCAAAGCAGCGATTCGATACGTGGAAAATCCGAAAGATTCTGCTTTTCAGCGATTATTTCAGGAATTAACGGATCTTCAACGTTTGGGAGAGATCAACAAAGAGAAAACGTTAAAGGAATGGTTGTATGAGATCTCTGATGATATTAGTGGTACACAGAAAGAAAATCAGAACAGTTACAAGACAGAATATGAATCTTTTGATCAAATGACTGGCGGGTTACAACGGAAAGAATTGATAGTTGTCGCTGCTCGTCCCTCCATGGGAAAGACAGCCTTTGCATTAAACATTGGATCTAGCCATTGTAAAAATAAAGGCAGATGTCTTTTATTTAGTCTTGAGATGGGGTCCAAGCAGCTATTACACCGGATGATTTCGGCGGATGCCCAAATCGATGGTCAAAAATGGAAATTTCCCTCTCGATTTTTTAGTGAAGAAGACTATGATCGGGCAACGACGTCAATCGCTACGTTACTAGATTGGAAGTTAGATATGTACGAGAATACATCGTTGATCAATGATATTTGTTCCATTTCCCGCCAGACGGCAAGGGAAAACCCAGATGATGACTTACTCATCGTGATCGATTATTTACAGATGATCCAAGGTTCCGGGCGTTATGAGCGTAAAGATTTGGAAGTAGGCGCCATTACTCGTGAACTTAAGCGACTGGCTACGGATCTCAATATTCCTATTGTTATTTTATCTCAACTATCAAGAAATGTTGAAAACCGTCATAATAAACGCCCAGTGATGGCTGATCTTAGAGACTCTGGAAATATCGAGCAAGATGCAGATGTAATTGCTTTTTTATATCGCGAGGAATACTATGACCTTGAATCCAATCATCCAAACCAAGTAGAAGTGGATGTTTCGAAACAGAGAAATGGACCAACAGGAACGATTAATCTGGGCTTTATGAAAGAATGTGGGCGTTTCATTGATATCGACGGTAAGCATGAAAGGAATGTCGTATGAATCAATATCAATGTTTTGGTATGTTAATGAGCTACTATGAGACGGAAAAGGCAATTATCCCCCTTGAGGACCTAGAAAAAGGGGCCTCTTCAACGGAGTTAGTCCAGGGATTGTATTTGTTCATCCATTATTTAAATGGTAAATATAAGTCCGTAAATATAGATTCAAGTTCCTATGTCGGGGAATAAATGTCTGTTCATAGTTGCATCAGAATGGAGGTTGTATCATGAATAAAATGGAGATTCATGAAGCTCTTATGAATTATAAATGGATGATAAACGTCCTTGTCACAAAACGTCAAGAAATGACTGGTGCTAGTCAAGCGATGGTATCAAAATATGGTATAGAAGCGACACTACCATCTGACAGCACTCCGTCTGACCCTGTATATAGTGAAATGTTAAGGATTGAACGTTATGATAAAAACACGAAAAACTTGCAACGTAAAGTTTCATTTATCCAGCGCCATTCTGAAGGAATTACAGATATCAAAGATCAAATCATTTTAGATGAATTATTAAATGGAAAAACATTGCGGAGAATTTCTAGGGAGCATCATTTATCGGTTGCAGCTGTCAAACGGCGAAAAGACCATATTATCGAAGAGATGCATTTGAATGCTGAATGTGAACAATATGTACAAACGTAACAATGTAAACATCTGAAATTCTTTAGACAGATCAAAGCATAAATCTTTATAATAAAGGAAATACATTTATCTTTGAATCATTGAAAATCGTTCGTTGATGTTGTAGCATCTCCCTAACTCATCTTTCGAAAGGGTATTAGTTCTATAACTGGGCATTAACATTTTTGTCAGGAGGGATAGTATGAAAAACAACAAAAGTTTCCTTTTCGGAGGAGTGATTAGTTTTTCCTTGTTACTAACAGGATGTGGGGAGAGTGCAGGGGTGGAATCTTTGTCTCCCCAAGAAATGGAAGGGTATTTAGAAGAAAACGAGGAAGCCTTTGTCTTAACGACGCAAACCGAAGACGAGGAAGAACACCAAGAGGCCGTAAATATTGTTGACGAAAATATTGATAACATTTCTGTTAAAGAAATCAATGCTCAATCTGAACAGATGCTTGATAATGATCTTTTGTTAGAGGATGTTGGCATTGATGGGCCGAGTGTATTCAATTCATTAAGTTATTATGAAAATGGAGACTTAGAAGAACGAATCTCGGTGAGTGAAGTCGATTATGATAGCGAAGATGCGTTAGCCTCAGAGATACAAAATTTTGATCGTTCATTTGAATAATCATTTCATTAAGGGTGCAAGCAACAAACAACATACATTCTTGTCCACTCATCGATGAAGAAGTTTAATGAAGAGAACAGTCATACAAACTGTTCTTTTTTTATGCCATAAAAGGGGGTGATGCAGAGCATTCACACACGAAGCGCAAGAGGCGCTTCTTTTTTATGTCGGAAGCACATTAGGAAAGGATGATGATGCATGGCTTCGCAACGCGATGTTAAGCAATCAAAAGAGTTAGTACAAACGCTGTTAGGCATCAAGGGCGAAATGTACAACGATTGGCTACACGCCCAACATCAGGCGTATATCAGTGAACACCAAGATTTGATCATGGAAGGTTTGCTCCATTATCAAGGGATTCAAGAAGAGAAAACATCGAAACAGCCGTCGGAGAAGAAAAATGTCGACAAAACGAAAACCGATGAGCACGCACATTCATCACCATTACAAGGAGAGGAAGAAGCATGAATACAATGATTCAATGGGTGGAATCGATGATTATTATGGCAGCCATTGATAACATACAAAACACGGGTGAATCGATCTTATTGGGCATGCAAGTCGTGGGTGGTGTCGTGGCAGCGATCGCGATTGGGGTTGGATCTTATTTCCTTATGGCTGGTGGCGCACGTGGACGCATGATGTCGGTTGGCTGGTTTGTTGGTGCTGCTGGTGGCTTGGTTATGCTCCTAGGCGCACTCGCCTTTAGTCAGTGGATCGAAAGCACTATCACATTTTAAACAAGGGGGGAGAAAGCGATGCAGGTATTATTTACGACACCTTTGGAGGAAGAGATTCCAGCCTTCCAATCACTTTCTTTGACGGACGCTGTGCAACTGACCAATGACATCGATCAACGCCTAAAAAAGCAAAACAAATCACCGGTGGCGTTGGACTTTATGGTCCATGACGGGGAAGGTCAAAAATTATATACCGGAACCTATCATATCGGTTCGTCGTTCGCGGCGAACCTGTATGAACACATCTGTTACCGGTTGATTGAACGGCGCATGCGCAGAGATGAAGAGATCCAACAACGGGATCGGTTGCTTCATCAACTCACCCAAGAGGCGCCATCCGCGCTGCGTATCGATGTCAACGATCACTTACGTCGTCAAGAAGAAGCGAACCAAACGTGGTGGAGCCGGTTAAGCCCTAAGGCACGGATCATGGGTGGCGCGGCCGCAGGGGTTATGCTTTTGGTTATGGTTTTTGCTATTGGCATGGTGGCGGTGGTGAGTGACCAATCGAATGCGCTCGCCGCGATGCATCAATCCTATGAAGAAGAACAACAGATGAATGATCTCTATGCGGAAGCCATGGCAGGTGACCCCGATACGGCGATCGACGTGCTTCAAGAAAAAAACGATCGCAGTGATCAAGAAACCGCCGTACTTGTCCATTTATTAATTGGGCAAGGCGCCTACGAGGAAGCAATTCAGATGACCGATCAATCGGCAGAGGCTATCGCGAGTGCGATCTTTGATCAACAAGGTATCGAAGCACTTACGGCATTTCAAGAGGAACATGAAACGGCCGTTGGCCACTTTGAATTGGCCTATGAAGACGCACGCTTTGACGATGTGGTGGCGGTTGACGACGTGCCGATGAACGCAGAACGGCAAGAAAAATTGGGCTACGCCTATATGAAAACCGGCAATGTCGACGAAGCCAAACAAATGGCCAGTGAGATTAGCAGTGAAAGTCTGAATGATCATATTCAGACTTATGAAACATTAACGGCCGATATTGATGATCGTCAAACACAGATCGACGAAGAAGAAGAGGCAGACGATCCGGACGATGACCAAATCGAAGAATGGGAAGAAGAAATCGCAGATTTGGAAACCCAAAGAGATGACTTATAGAAAGAGTAAAGATGAACCATCGGAGGTGTACAATCATTACATTAACGGGCTATGAACGATATGGATTCAGCCGCATGTTTTTAGATGAATTAGTGGGTTATATTAAAAACCATTTCACCGGTTGGGCGGACATCCAACAAATGCTTGCCTACAAGGACGAAATATAAAGAAAAGGAGGTTTGACCCTAGCATGAAAGCAGTTCTAGCCAATAAATTTGTGCTGATTCCTTTATGTATCGGCTTATTTTTAGTGGTGCAGGTGATTGGCACCTTTTTATTAAATCTCGTGCAAGAAGCGTTGGGGCTTTTACAAACGTTTCCGAACATCGAAGAACCCTTAACTTTAGAATGGGGTTATTTCACCACGTTTCAGATCACCGAACACCCTTGGTTTTATGGCATAACATCCGTTTTGGGATTGATGCTCGTTGGCATAACGATTTATAAACTGACCAGCAATTTCGCATCCATTAGTCGCGATGAAAAAGGCTCCCAACGGTTTGCGACCAAGCAAGAAGTAGCTGAACAATATAAAAAGATTCCTGAGAAGGAAAAAAGCTATCGCGGTAAAGGTGGGGGTGTTATTGCGCACAAGGGACACGCTCATTTTATCGATGATGGAGCCGTTCATAACATGGTGATTGGCACCACCCGTTCCGGGAAAGGGCAGCTGTATGTGGATCCTACCATTGATGCATACGCAAGGGCTGAAAAAAAACCAAGCATGATTATCAATGATATGAAGGGTGGCGCGACACGTTTCTAAGTGAAAAGCTTAGACATTGTTGAATTCCCAACAATGAACTGTTATTCCGAGAAGTCAAATGATGGGGTAACGCCCTGAAGGGCTTCCTTTAATCCTCCGACATGCGAGGTAGTTAGCAAGAACTTAATCGTATGAAGCTCGGTGAAGTCGGCTGAGAGTTACCGTAAACTCACATTGAGTTCGAAAGTCGTTCAGAGATGGACGATGTAACCTATAAGCCGGAAGTCTATAAAACACTTATGGTTAGAATGCACATCATAAACCAGCCGCGAACTGTGGTTTGTGCAGACGAATCTCCGATGGTACGGGTCTATATCATGAGGAAGTCGAAAGGCTTTCTGACACAGATAAGTGTCGCTATTGTGGATGAGTAAGACTCTCCTTTATGAAAGTCCATATACCGTTATAGGCGGTATTGAGGGTAGCAGGCTCATAGGGGAAACCTAATGGTGTATGCATAGATAGGAATAACGGAACGTGGTAAGCTGCTAACGTTGAGGACTTGCATTCCAATGAAACGGTTTTAGGGAAAGCAATAGGGATAATACCTACTTGTATAACTTAGATTTATAGCAGTGAAAGTGGTGGCATAGTACCTATGAAACGTGTAATGAACGTGGAGGGATGGCCACTAGTCGATTGAAGACTGACAGTTACCAAATGGTTCATTCATGGTTTCGAGTAAGACTAAGAGATGTAATTCTCCACGTAAGATAGGAGGTTACAGCCCATGTTGAAGAAAACCAAGTTGAGACACAATGAATATTACGACATGCAAAAAGTGTATGACGATCTTTATTCAAGCAGTCTAAACGGTAACAACTTCTATAAGTTAACTGAGATTATTGGTTCAGAAAGAAATATACGACTGGCATATCGTAATTTCAAAACAAACAAGGGTAGTAAAACAGCTGGTACGGATGGCCTTACGATCAAGGATATATGGCATTTAAATGATGACCAAATCATTTATGAAGTGAGAAAAAGATTAAAAAACTATAGGCCACAACCAGTGAGAAGAGTATTTATCCCAAAAGAAGGCTCTAGCAAGAAAAGACCACTAGGAATCCCGACGATTTGGGACCGATTAGTTCAGCAGTCTATGCTTCAAGTACTCGAACCGATTTGTGAAGCAAAATTCCATCCTCATAGTTATGGTTTCCGACCGAATAGAAGCACCCATCATGCATTTAGCAGGATGGTAAGTCTTGTAAATATCGGGAGACAACACTACTGTGTTGACATTGACATTAAAGGTTTCTTTGATAATGTCAACCATGGAAAATTGCTCAAACAATTATGGACGTTAGGAATAAGGGATAAATCTCTTATAAGTATTATCTCTAAGCTATTAAAATCCGAAATTGAAGGAGAAGGAATCCCTACTAGAAGACTGGTGAAAAACTAAGCATTTTTCGCTCTGACGTCAGGGTTGCTAGCCTGATAAAGGGAAATAAGCGAGAAATAGCAGAGGTTTGGCAGTCCTTTTCGTTTCGTTTTCTCGGTTGATGGCATACGGAAATACCGGTCTTGGGCCTTTTCCCTTTGAACCGGCATAATTTCTTCAGGTTTTGAACGATAGCTGTACAAAGCGCTTGTTCCTGCATGCAATCAACCCCTCTGCTTCGGGCACGATCCAGCCCGTGGACCGTTTTTGCCTCCGCAAATCCATGTTCACACTGTGACCGTTTGTTCTGGATGATTCGATACTTCCCTTGAATCTGAATGCATTTGGCTCGATTGGTTACTCGAACCTTGTCGACCTTTGCTTGTCGTTTTCGCAGTCTTTCCGGATCATAGGTTTTCCGTTGCCAGCTCGGAATCGCTTCTAATTGATGGTTACGCAAAGAAACCAAAGGAAGGATACTTTGAGAAAATAAGCTTGCCAAGAAATCCGAGGTTCCATAAGCCTTGTCCACCGATAAGGTTTGAATACGGATGTGCGGATGTTTGAAGCGCATAGAAGCCAATTGTTGTAGCGTAACCTCTCGTTCAGCCGTTCCGGAAGCAACGCTTGCATCTGTATCCAAAATCACCCCGGATGCCGTATCCGTCAAGTTATGAACAAGATAACGCAGATACGTTTCCTGTCCTTTGCTTTTTCTGTACAAGCGAGCATCCGGATCGGTGGTGCTGCGATGGGTTTGATTGGAAAAGGTTTTGCCATGAAAATCTTCATGATGGGCCTGTTCCTCGAGCTCGCCGGAGGACTTATCCCCATGTGGATGGGACGAAGGCGGTTGATCATCATCGTCGTCGTTGGTTTCTTTGGATGGTTCTAACGTTTGCTCATCCTTTTCTTCCAAATCTGCCAAGTAATCTTCGATGGTTTGGACCGGAGCCAATTCCCTTTCTTTCAAACTGTGGATAGAAGCATTCGCACGCACCTGGGTCCCGTCCGCACCAGCATGAACATCGGGACGAACGAGCCCGGATGCTATGCATTGATCCACCACATGCATCATGACTTGTTCAAAAATACCATGACGTCGCCAAAGGGCTCTCGTTTTCACAAGAGTTGTCCGATCAGGCAGGGAGGATTCAAAATCCAGACCACAAAACCACAAATAACCCGCATGCATGGGGAGTAAATTAAAAAGCTCCCGTTCGGAATGATCGAAGAAATATTCCAGCACCACAAGACGCACCACGAGCTCGGCGCGCATCGACGGACGTCCCATTCGTTGGGCATATAGGGGCTTCACCCATTCATGGACATGAGAAAAGTCCATCACATCCTTTAATTTTCGCAGGATATGATGGTCGGGAACAATATCCTCCATATCGACCGATTGAAACAAACGAGTTTGAACATAATTTTGCTTTGGCGATTGCATGGGTCAACCATCCTTACGTTATTGGTGTTACTTGTTATATTCGACAATAAATAGCAAATTCCTTTCTATCTCGACTAGACTTTTTCACCGGACTTCTAGAGGGACAGCGCAAGGCGGAGTTATCTCGCCGCTTTTATCCAATGTGGTACTGAATGAATTAGATTGGTGGATAAGTAACCAGTGGGAAACATTTGAACCCCAAAGAGCTAATTCTATAGGATTTAGACAATATGCTAGGAAATATACAAAGCTTAAAGATGGTTACATTGTTCGCTATGCGGATGACTTTAAAATCATGTGCCGCACATACCAAGGAGCAAAACGGTTCTATTATGCGACTGTTGACTTTCTAAAATCCCGACTAGGATTAGAAGTTAATGAACAGAAATCTAACGTTGTAAACCTAAAGAAAAACGCTTCTGATTTCTTAGGTTTCAAACTCAAAATTGTTAAGCAAAACAAAGCCAGACATGGTTATGTTGCAAAAACATCAATGAGTGATAAAGCCATCTCAAAAACCAAGAGAATCCTAAAAAACAGAATTAAAGAGATACAACATGAACCTACTGCTGATACAGTCAAGAGGTTCAATATTACCCTTGTAGGAATACAGAATTACTACAGATATGCCACAACCATTTGCAAGGATTTAACAGAGGTGAATTACACTCTCTTGAAATCCATAAAACCCAGGCTGAAAAAGAATGCCACAATAGTGAAGTTCAGTGAAACAAGCGTACAGTTTAGAAGGAAAACCAAAGGTATAAGACCTAGCACTAAGACTTTTTCTGTACAGGGTGCGCCCCTTCTACCCATTACAGGGGTTCATCGTAAAAATCCGCAGAATTTCAGTCAAACGATCTGCAATTACACCATAGAAGGTCGTAACAAAGTACACAAAGGTCTTAAAGCGATTCCTAGAGATGTCCTTACACAAGTAATGAACACTTACTCTAAAAGCAGGAGTATTGCGTACAACGATAATCGCATCTCAACGTACATCGCACAGTATGGAAGATGTTATGTCACAGGTGAGCCAGTTGGCGTTGATCGGATCCACTGCCATCATGTTGTACCAAGGGATAAAGGTGGATCAGATAAATACTCAAACCTAATCATTATTGATACCTATATACACAGGCTCATTCACATCACAAATATTGACAAAATCGCTATGTACCTTAGATACTTCAATCTAAACAAGAAGCAAATGGATAAACTGAACTCTCTAAGGAAAACGTCTGGTAATGAACCGATAACAACGTAACTTATGAAGTCAGTTGGAAACGATGGAACGCCGTATGCGCGGAAACGCGCTCGTACGGTGTGAAGTGGGGGAAAAGGCGGAGATAATTTCAAACCCTTACCTATCACTATAACTTTTTGTGCGCTTCAAAGAGACGTTAGAACAGCGCGGCTTTGACGTGTTAGCGCTCAATATGATGAATCCGATGCAAAGCATGAGTTATAATCCTTTGCAATTGATTAAAGACGCCTACAAAGAAGGCAATTACTCGGTGGCGGAGACCTTGTGTGAGTCGCTCACGCACATGCTCTATTATAATCCACATGTGAAAGATCCCATGTGGCAAAACAGTGCGATGTCGCTTGTCAACGCGATGATCTTGGCCGTAACCGAAGATTGTATTCAAAACGACGAAGAAGAAAAAATCACCCTTTATACCGTTGCGAACATGTTGTCTGAACTCGGATCGAAGGAATTGCCGCATCCGTCGAACCCCAAGATCGTCGTCAACGCCTTGGATCAGTACTTTCAGGACCTTAAACAGGATAGCGTAGCGAAAATGCAGTATGCGACAAGCAACTTTGCCAAAGGCAATACACGCTCGGGAATCTTTACGACAGCCATGGCAGAACTTCGACGCTT
The Salicibibacter kimchii DNA segment above includes these coding regions:
- a CDS encoding helix-turn-helix domain-containing protein; this encodes MNTYYRKSNLGEWLRYFRINSRDSSIESQSSLGKELHLDQKQISKIERGEVEPRIETAFKWCEITGWEEGQDIIAHMYQLHPFAVPPVHPELSQRLSDSIGNMRQQMLTAIESLDHIERVNNKRRPGRDLEIDDVLKKRISDLFDLMPAVKSMMYAAKRDIGLDIKEINQMWTRWCVADQVVMPTLNQMEQGKVMV
- a CDS encoding DnaD domain-containing protein, whose protein sequence is MNYMKELNAFRDWLLMNDLPTSAIALWHTLMSINNMTGWKERFNAPNSTVERLTGLSKQGLVDARKVLINNNLIEYQKGKRNQAPVYKMISLVNSDDLSSYHTLDSNSDQTLDLTSDQNLTIPKQKRNGHEGEEDEEETRTADPYVVYQENFGVMRPMINESIREWCTFFSSEVVVAAIKRGIKQNARSFAYIESILRNWSQQGIKTIEDIKAHEKQTSQKSNTIPFPKHKDQRLEALQRMREKGE
- a CDS encoding replicative helicase loader/inhibitor, whose protein sequence is MEYNLAIDILESIAAVYPRFELSEKKIKIIMPALLKMDYEGVMDNVERHVTKNPFPPTIAEIASYPAQKNENLEKWQEWELEASKVSQERKNQFAIDLKKVLAEKASDRND
- a CDS encoding replicative DNA helicase, with the translated sequence MIECIESEHAVLGSILIEPTLIHESVLQPSYFAKVDHFLIFKSMRTVEEEGAEPELAAVTTALGESTNQIGGIQYLTQLAGSVATTATFNHHERKIVEAYQLRESRKAAIRYVENPKDSAFQRLFQELTDLQRLGEINKEKTLKEWLYEISDDISGTQKENQNSYKTEYESFDQMTGGLQRKELIVVAARPSMGKTAFALNIGSSHCKNKGRCLLFSLEMGSKQLLHRMISADAQIDGQKWKFPSRFFSEEDYDRATTSIATLLDWKLDMYENTSLINDICSISRQTARENPDDDLLIVIDYLQMIQGSGRYERKDLEVGAITRELKRLATDLNIPIVILSQLSRNVENRHNKRPVMADLRDSGNIEQDADVIAFLYREEYYDLESNHPNQVEVDVSKQRNGPTGTINLGFMKECGRFIDIDGKHERNVV
- a CDS encoding type IV secretory system conjugative DNA transfer family protein — protein: MKAVLANKFVLIPLCIGLFLVVQVIGTFLLNLVQEALGLLQTFPNIEEPLTLEWGYFTTFQITEHPWFYGITSVLGLMLVGITIYKLTSNFASISRDEKGSQRFATKQEVAEQYKKIPEKEKSYRGKGGGVIAHKGHAHFIDDGAVHNMVIGTTRSGKGQLYVDPTIDAYARAEKKPSMIINDMKGGATRF
- a CDS encoding transposase, with the protein product MQSPKQNYVQTRLFQSVDMEDIVPDHHILRKLKDVMDFSHVHEWVKPLYAQRMGRPSMRAELVVRLVVLEYFFDHSERELFNLLPMHAGYLWFCGLDFESSLPDRTTLVKTRALWRRHGIFEQVMMHVVDQCIASGLVRPDVHAGADGTQVRANASIHSLKERELAPVQTIEDYLADLEEKDEQTLEPSKETNDDDDDQPPSSHPHGDKSSGELEEQAHHEDFHGKTFSNQTHRSTTDPDARLYRKSKGQETYLRYLVHNLTDTASGVILDTDASVASGTAEREVTLQQLASMRFKHPHIRIQTLSVDKAYGTSDFLASLFSQSILPLVSLRNHQLEAIPSWQRKTYDPERLRKRQAKVDKVRVTNRAKCIQIQGKYRIIQNKRSQCEHGFAEAKTVHGLDRARSRGVDCMQEQALCTAIVQNLKKLCRFKGKRPKTGISVCHQPRKRNEKDCQTSAISRLFPFIRLATLTSERKMLSFSPVF
- a CDS encoding group II intron reverse transcriptase produces the protein MGQPSLRYWCYLLYSTINSKFLSISTRLFHRTSRGTAQGGVISPLLSNVVLNELDWWISNQWETFEPQRANSIGFRQYARKYTKLKDGYIVRYADDFKIMCRTYQGAKRFYYATVDFLKSRLGLEVNEQKSNVVNLKKNASDFLGFKLKIVKQNKARHGYVAKTSMSDKAISKTKRILKNRIKEIQHEPTADTVKRFNITLVGIQNYYRYATTICKDLTEVNYTLLKSIKPRLKKNATIVKFSETSVQFRRKTKGIRPSTKTFSVQGAPLLPITGVHRKNPQNFSQTICNYTIEGRNKVHKGLKAIPRDVLTQVMNTYSKSRSIAYNDNRISTYIAQYGRCYVTGEPVGVDRIHCHHVVPRDKGGSDKYSNLIIIDTYIHRLIHITNIDKIAMYLRYFNLNKKQMDKLNSLRKTSGNEPITT